Proteins found in one Cervus canadensis isolate Bull #8, Minnesota chromosome 24, ASM1932006v1, whole genome shotgun sequence genomic segment:
- the LOC122426465 gene encoding ATPase inhibitor, mitochondrial-like gives MAATALAARTRQAVWSVWAMQGRGFGSEQGDNVRSSAGAIRDAGGAFGKREQAEEERYFRARAKEQLATLKKHHENEISHHAKETERLQKEIERHKQSIKKLKQSEDDD, from the coding sequence ATGGCAGCCACGGCGTTGGCCGCGCGTACCCGGCAGGCCGTCTGGAGCGTCTGGGCAATGCAAGGCCGAGGCTTTGGCTCGGAACAGGGAGATAATGTTAGGTCCAGTGCAGGAGCGATCCGGGACGCCGGTGGGGCCTTCGGAAAAAGAGAGCAGGCCGAAGAGGAACGATACTTCCGAGCTCGTGCTAAAGAACAGCTGGCCACCTTGAAGAAACACCATGAAAATGAGATCTCTCATCATGCAAAGGAGACAGAGCGCCTGCAGAAAGAAATTGAGCGGCATAAGCAGTCGATCAAGAAACTAAAACAGAGTGAGGATGATGACTAA